A stretch of Rubinisphaera margarita DNA encodes these proteins:
- a CDS encoding TetR/AcrR family transcriptional regulator, which yields MPSLTTREKLIQAGHEIFYREGFLAVGLDRLLNEVGCSKQTFYNHFESKDDLIVAVIDEHHRWWSTELRDRLLKAAGPDPRGQILAMFDVVDEIIHDPDYHGCIYINAAVEFPQPHHPAHRSARNAKADSVALLEDLAERAGAASPLALAQEIDMLIEGALITHQVAPDVDACAIARRVAEMLLEKHLMAPL from the coding sequence ATGCCTTCACTGACAACACGGGAAAAGCTGATCCAGGCCGGTCACGAGATCTTCTATCGGGAAGGCTTTCTCGCGGTGGGACTCGATCGCCTGTTGAACGAAGTCGGCTGCTCCAAGCAGACGTTCTACAATCACTTCGAAAGCAAAGATGATCTGATCGTCGCGGTGATTGACGAACATCATCGCTGGTGGAGCACCGAACTGCGCGATCGTCTTTTGAAAGCGGCAGGTCCCGATCCACGGGGACAGATCCTCGCGATGTTCGACGTAGTCGACGAAATCATCCACGATCCCGACTATCACGGCTGCATCTACATCAACGCAGCCGTTGAGTTTCCCCAGCCACATCATCCCGCCCATCGTTCGGCAAGGAATGCGAAGGCCGACTCGGTCGCGCTGCTGGAAGATCTGGCGGAACGGGCCGGCGCAGCCAGTCCACTGGCGTTGGCTCAGGAAATCGACATGCTTATTGAAGGGGCCTTGATCACCCATCAGGTCGCCCCCGACGTCGACGCCTGCGCGATCGCTCGCAGAGTCGCCGAGATGCTGCTCGAGAAACATCTGATGGCCCCGTTGTAA
- a CDS encoding class I SAM-dependent methyltransferase — MSTVTSSISSLSESTEFDTNRSEEFGQRMVGMLNEAALSFMLSIGHRSGLLDTLRRLNRPATTHEIADEADLDERYVREWLGAMVTGRVVDYDPHAATYFLPQEHAAWLTRKATPNNLAGVMQFMSMFGKIEDDVLECFHHGGGVPYERFDRFHEVMAEESFQTVVAALDDYILPLIEGLTESLTRGIDVVDVGCGRGMALTHLAKKFPNSRFVGYDFSAEAIAWANNEAECAGLTNIRFEVQDAARLTDEQRFDLVLAFDAIHDQIDPHGMLAGIARALKDDGVFLAQDIRSSSYVEKNLDHPVAPFLYTISISTMHCMTVSLAHCGCGLGTCWGEELALKMFAEAGFSDVEVHTLDHDIMNNYYVSRKR, encoded by the coding sequence ATGTCGACCGTGACTTCCTCCATTTCGTCGCTCAGTGAAAGCACTGAGTTCGACACCAACCGTTCTGAAGAGTTCGGCCAGCGAATGGTCGGAATGCTCAACGAAGCCGCCCTCAGTTTCATGCTCAGCATTGGGCACCGCAGCGGCTTGCTGGACACGTTGAGACGTTTGAATCGTCCAGCCACCACGCACGAGATCGCCGATGAAGCCGATCTCGATGAACGCTATGTCCGTGAATGGCTCGGAGCCATGGTCACGGGCCGTGTGGTCGACTACGACCCCCACGCGGCGACCTATTTTTTGCCGCAGGAACATGCGGCCTGGCTGACCCGCAAGGCGACGCCCAATAACCTGGCAGGAGTGATGCAGTTCATGTCCATGTTCGGAAAGATTGAAGACGATGTCCTCGAATGCTTCCACCACGGTGGCGGCGTTCCCTATGAACGATTTGATCGCTTCCATGAAGTCATGGCCGAAGAATCGTTCCAGACCGTGGTCGCCGCCCTCGATGATTACATTCTCCCGCTCATCGAGGGATTGACCGAATCGCTGACGCGAGGCATCGATGTTGTCGATGTGGGCTGTGGTCGCGGGATGGCGCTCACGCATCTGGCGAAGAAGTTTCCCAACTCTCGATTCGTGGGGTACGACTTCTCCGCCGAAGCCATCGCCTGGGCGAACAATGAAGCGGAGTGTGCCGGATTGACGAACATTCGGTTTGAGGTTCAAGACGCGGCTCGCCTGACCGACGAACAGCGGTTCGACCTCGTGCTTGCCTTCGATGCGATCCACGATCAGATCGATCCGCATGGAATGCTCGCCGGAATCGCCAGGGCCCTTAAGGACGACGGCGTCTTCCTTGCCCAGGACATCCGTTCGTCGAGCTATGTCGAGAAGAACCTCGACCATCCGGTCGCTCCGTTCCTCTACACCATCTCGATCTCGACAATGCACTGCATGACGGTATCGCTCGCCCATTGCGGCTGCGGGCTGGGAACCTGCTGGGGCGAGGAACTGGCCCTCAAGATGTTCGCCGAAGCCGGTTTCAGCGACGTCGAAGTCCACACCCTCGATCACGACATCATGAATAATTACTACGTGAGCCGTAAACGCTGA